A window of the Cicer arietinum cultivar CDC Frontier isolate Library 1 chromosome 6, Cicar.CDCFrontier_v2.0, whole genome shotgun sequence genome harbors these coding sequences:
- the LOC101507802 gene encoding F-box/kelch-repeat protein At3g06240-like, translating into MEKDASVTKEKVRNYICDDLAFYILSKLPLKSLKRFGCVRKSWILLFENHHFMSIFRNNLISYDHSYYDDTSLLLQLTNRDLCSFSGDNFGDNFDDVIIDLPDPFKDEHPSIRVLDSGSITGILCLYTGDLRYALWNPTTEEFKIIPQLPREFDSPYITEEVIPLGFGFDQVRNDFKLITNVLFCLQYEDIDYPEFSCEYRIYNLKSNSWRKIDKDVGFISSFYTQTCQRLYMNGMCHWWVFSHDGRDITSFDLVTEEIITTHIPLEIHPEVNDDFNVAYIPLSLMVLNGSIGFISGPLDNTTFNIYILGEIGAKESWTKLFTIGPLSDIRLSIGAGKKGDLFFQKEDGDIVRFNLTTQLIEELDIEGDNYSILIYKKSFQSLI; encoded by the coding sequence ATGGAAAAAGATGCGAGTGTGACAAAAGAAAAGGTTAGAAACTACATATGCGACGATCTTGCATTTTATATTCTATCAAAATTGCCTCTAAAATCTTTGAAGCGGTTTGGATGCGTACGTAAATCATGGATTCTCTTATTTGAAAACCATCATTTCATGAGCATCTTTCGCAACAATTTAATCTCTTATGATCATTCGTACTACGATGATACGTCTCTTCTCCTACAGCTTACTAATAGAGATTTGTGTTCATTTTCTGGAGATAATTTTGGAGATAATTTTGACGATGTAATCATAGATCTTCCAGATCCGTTTAAAGATGAGCACCCTTCTATTAGGGTTTTGGATTCTGGTAGCATTACCGGAATTCTTTGTCTCTACACTGGTGATCTAAGATATGCATTATGGAATCCAACAACAGAGGAATTCAAGATCATCCCTCAACTCCCTCGTGAGTTTGATTCACCTTATATTACAGAAGAGGTTATTCCACTTGGATTTGGTTTTGACCAAGTTAGAAATGATTTTAAGTTGATTACGAATGTACTATTTTGTCTTCAATATGAAGATATAGATTACCCAGAATTTAGTTGCGAGTACCGAATATATAACCTTAAAAGTAACTCTTGGAGAAAAATTGACAAAGATGTCGGTTTTATATCATCATTTTATACTCAGACTTGTCAACGATTGTACATGAACGGAATGTGTCATTGGTGGGTTTTTTCGCATGATGGAAGAGACATAACATCGTTTGACTTGGTCACCGAGGAGATTATCACAACACATATACCTCTAGAAATACATCCAGAAGTGAATGATGATTTTAATGTTGCTTATATACCATTATCCTTAATGGTGTTAAATGGGTCTATTGGTTTCATCTCAGGGCCTTTAGATAACACTACTTTTAACATATACATTTTGGGAGAAATTGGAGCAAAAGAATCATGGACTAAACTTTTTACTATTGGGCCATTGTCTGATATTAGACTTTCTATTGGAGCAGGGAAGAAAGgtgatttattttttcagaAAGAAGATGGTGATATAGTTCGGTTTAATTTAACCACCCAATTGATTGAGGAGCTTGACATTGAAGGAGATAATTAtagtatattaatttataagaaAAGTTTTCAATCATTAATTTGA